A genomic stretch from Telmatocola sphagniphila includes:
- a CDS encoding protein-tyrosine phosphatase family protein: protein MSHSSRRKELELTSERLICESFGIGFFACPIPDRGLPESMDFVTELLEKLTILSANDSRIAFHCRQGIGRSSMLLAAYLVLQGVSSTKAFTWLTEARGRSVPDTQEQREWVEYFEATTRNRSKMT, encoded by the coding sequence TTGTCTCACAGCAGCCGAAGAAAAGAATTGGAATTAACCAGTGAAAGGCTAATATGTGAAAGTTTTGGGATCGGTTTCTTCGCTTGTCCCATACCAGATCGCGGACTTCCCGAATCGATGGATTTCGTTACTGAATTGCTGGAGAAATTAACTATTTTATCTGCAAACGATAGTCGAATCGCATTTCACTGCCGACAGGGAATTGGCCGATCTAGTATGCTTCTAGCAGCCTATCTCGTTCTTCAGGGCGTCAGTTCCACCAAAGCGTTTACTTGGCTGACGGAAGCTCGAGGCCGATCCGTCCCGGATACACAAGAGCAGCGTGAATGGGTTGAATACTTTGAAGCGACAACTCGCAATCGATCGAAGATGACCTAA
- the drmD gene encoding DISARM system SNF2-like helicase DrmD has protein sequence MPNTNSIALHPEPGQMVSVRSRNWMVTDVSTSTLPPERLQTGLESPQHLITLSSVEDDGLGEELNVIWELEPGARVAEKVALPEPTGFDPPDQLDAFLDAVRWGASSSADLRNIQAPFRAGIDIEDYQLDPVVRAIQMPRVNLLVADDVGLGKTIEAGMVALELIIRHRTRKILIVCPASLQVQWQEQMRDKFGLDFRIVNSSMMGILRRSRGIHVNPWNHFPRLITSIDFLKRERPLRLFRELLPGPDEPAFPRKFDLLIVDEAHNCAPSGVGRYATDSMRTQALRLLVPHFEHKLFLTATPHNGYPESFSALLELLDNQRFARSTPLDRKQLNAVMVRRMKSELPPKWDGSPRFPKRALEPIEVPYTDEERAVHTALREYAELRVERSQDNSEKLATEFVLKTLKKRLFSSPAAFLTTLDSHEKSLRQAKRGKAVRKPSVSILKQELDRIDEDYADDNEYDEATSDAVNAASLLFSQPSEQELALLKKMRAWAEKASGQLDSKVNCLIEWLNTHIRPNKKWSHERVILFTEYRATLNWLKEVLAQHGFTKDDRLLTMYGGMDLDEREEVKNAFQSGPEESNVRILLATDAAAEGLNLQNHCYRLIHYEIPWNPNRLEQRNGRIDRHGQKGFLTANGERQVFVYHFVGQGYRNRQQSAFSPKASDLDADLEFLMRVAQKVETIREDLGSYGTVLADDVEQAMLGRGYSMPGVSRADSKVEPVRKMLKFERDLAKQIRELLEQYRDTQRELRLSPENIQKVVEVGLTLAEQPALIPIKHPSGKPVFQLPALKHSWAACREGLEHPHTGVVRPITFDHTAADGRDDLVLIHLNHRLVQMSLRLLRAEVWSVKGRKRLHRITARLVPDYALNSPAVIAHARLVVIGGDSHRLHEEIITAGGMLKEGRLSRLNIGELEKLLSVATSDEPYEPMQKHLLKLWDKFTPGLAQSLEARMKDRTSGLQKKLGERAEKEAQDITAILLELKKAIDTELDEPEYQQLSLFEDNEKDQFERNKDFLRDRSKAIPAEIERETAAIKSRYADPQPRMFPVAVTFLVPEKLAKG, from the coding sequence ATGCCTAACACAAACTCAATCGCACTTCATCCCGAACCCGGCCAGATGGTCAGCGTCCGGTCCCGGAATTGGATGGTCACGGATGTTTCCACCAGCACGCTCCCTCCCGAACGCCTCCAAACTGGCCTGGAATCGCCCCAGCATCTCATTACGCTCTCTTCTGTAGAAGATGACGGCTTGGGCGAAGAACTGAACGTTATTTGGGAACTGGAGCCTGGGGCCAGAGTGGCCGAAAAGGTTGCCCTGCCCGAACCCACGGGATTCGATCCGCCAGACCAGCTTGATGCCTTTCTTGATGCTGTCCGCTGGGGAGCTTCCTCGTCGGCTGATCTCCGCAACATCCAAGCTCCGTTTAGAGCGGGCATCGACATCGAAGACTACCAGCTTGATCCGGTCGTCCGTGCGATTCAGATGCCACGGGTCAACCTCCTGGTTGCTGACGACGTAGGCCTCGGCAAGACCATTGAAGCGGGCATGGTGGCGCTGGAACTCATCATCCGTCACCGCACCCGAAAGATTCTGATCGTCTGCCCAGCCTCGCTCCAGGTGCAATGGCAGGAGCAGATGCGGGACAAATTCGGCCTCGATTTCCGAATCGTAAACTCCTCGATGATGGGAATTCTACGCCGCAGCCGGGGCATCCACGTCAATCCATGGAACCATTTCCCCCGCCTCATCACTAGCATCGACTTTCTCAAACGAGAACGGCCACTACGGCTGTTCCGGGAACTTTTGCCGGGGCCGGACGAGCCAGCGTTCCCTCGCAAGTTCGACTTGTTGATCGTGGACGAGGCACATAACTGTGCACCATCGGGGGTAGGCCGCTACGCCACGGACTCGATGCGGACCCAGGCCCTAAGACTTCTCGTGCCGCATTTTGAACACAAGCTGTTCCTCACGGCCACGCCACACAATGGCTACCCGGAGAGTTTTTCGGCATTGCTCGAACTGCTCGACAATCAGCGCTTTGCTCGAAGTACTCCACTTGATCGAAAGCAGCTCAATGCCGTCATGGTCCGACGGATGAAATCAGAATTGCCACCAAAATGGGACGGTTCTCCCCGATTTCCAAAACGGGCTTTAGAGCCTATTGAAGTTCCGTACACCGACGAAGAACGGGCCGTCCACACTGCTCTCCGGGAATATGCAGAACTCCGGGTCGAGCGATCTCAGGACAACTCCGAGAAGCTGGCCACCGAGTTCGTTCTCAAGACACTGAAGAAGCGACTTTTCTCTAGCCCGGCTGCGTTCCTGACCACTCTCGATTCTCACGAAAAATCTCTCCGACAAGCCAAGCGTGGCAAGGCCGTCCGTAAGCCCTCCGTCAGTATCTTGAAGCAGGAACTCGACCGAATTGATGAAGATTACGCCGACGACAACGAGTACGATGAAGCCACGAGCGACGCAGTGAATGCCGCCTCATTGCTATTCAGTCAACCATCCGAGCAGGAATTGGCCCTGTTGAAAAAGATGCGGGCCTGGGCGGAAAAAGCATCTGGCCAACTCGATTCGAAGGTGAATTGTCTGATCGAATGGCTCAACACGCATATTCGTCCCAATAAGAAGTGGAGTCACGAGCGAGTCATCCTTTTCACGGAATACCGGGCTACACTGAATTGGCTCAAAGAAGTCCTGGCCCAGCACGGCTTCACCAAAGACGACCGCCTTCTGACCATGTACGGCGGTATGGACCTGGATGAGCGGGAGGAAGTCAAGAATGCTTTCCAATCTGGACCCGAAGAAAGCAACGTACGGATCCTACTTGCCACCGACGCTGCCGCGGAAGGTTTAAACCTTCAGAACCATTGCTACCGACTCATCCATTACGAAATCCCGTGGAACCCAAACCGGCTAGAACAACGTAACGGGCGTATTGACCGTCACGGTCAGAAGGGCTTCCTCACCGCCAACGGTGAACGGCAGGTCTTCGTGTATCACTTCGTCGGCCAAGGCTACAGAAATAGACAACAATCGGCGTTCTCCCCCAAAGCATCAGACTTGGACGCCGATCTGGAGTTCCTGATGCGGGTGGCTCAGAAGGTTGAAACGATCCGGGAAGATCTGGGCAGTTACGGCACAGTGCTGGCTGATGATGTCGAGCAGGCCATGCTCGGGCGCGGTTACTCGATGCCAGGTGTCAGCCGAGCAGACTCCAAGGTTGAACCGGTCCGCAAGATGCTCAAATTCGAGCGAGACTTGGCCAAGCAAATCCGCGAACTTCTCGAACAATACCGGGACACACAGCGGGAACTCCGTCTATCGCCCGAGAATATCCAGAAGGTCGTCGAGGTTGGGCTTACTTTGGCCGAGCAGCCCGCTCTGATTCCCATCAAGCATCCATCGGGTAAGCCAGTATTCCAGCTACCCGCCTTGAAGCACAGTTGGGCCGCCTGCAGAGAAGGCCTGGAGCATCCGCACACCGGGGTCGTTCGCCCGATCACGTTCGATCATACGGCTGCTGATGGCCGGGATGATCTCGTACTGATTCACCTGAATCACCGCCTTGTTCAGATGAGTCTGCGTTTGCTGCGTGCAGAAGTCTGGTCCGTGAAGGGCCGTAAACGTCTTCACCGAATTACTGCTCGGCTCGTACCGGATTATGCTTTAAATTCTCCTGCGGTGATAGCACACGCAAGGCTGGTGGTAATCGGGGGCGATAGCCATCGGCTCCACGAAGAGATTATCACAGCGGGCGGGATGCTCAAAGAGGGCCGGTTATCTCGTCTCAATATCGGCGAGCTGGAAAAGCTTCTGTCGGTGGCCACGAGTGATGAACCTTACGAGCCGATGCAGAAACATCTGCTGAAGCTGTGGGACAAGTTCACGCCTGGACTTGCCCAGTCCCTTGAAGCTCGCATGAAGGATCGTACCAGCGGTTTACAGAAAAAGCTTGGCGAACGGGCAGAAAAGGAAGCCCAGGACATCACAGCTATTTTGCTCGAACTGAAGAAAGCCATCGACACCGAACTGGATGAACCGGAATACCAGCAGCTCTCTCTATTCGAAGATAACGAAAAGGATCAGTTTGAACGGAACAAGGACTTCCTGCGGGACAGGTCGAAGGCGATCCCCGCTGAAATCGAACGGGAGACGGCGGCAATCAAGTCCCGCTATGCTGACCCGCAGCCCCGAATGTTCCCTGTGGCCGTGACGTTCCTCGTCCCTGAGAAGTTAGCAAAAGGATAA
- a CDS encoding Eco57I restriction-modification methylase domain-containing protein — protein sequence MSITRHHNEWLSLVPNSGPFLSLPVLAQAFPQGLDAHDADHARRLRMAFDEWDDNQLGKRPDPGIHRAWLKFVLGETLGYDEHLAEGQAIPQTLKSEVAECGETLRPDWIVNDPASKKARLLVQVYPRSQSLTKPVAGKRWSAWPDGRMMQLLHDTGIRLGIVTNGDHWMLVNAPKNETTGYVSWYANLWLEEQITLRAFRTLLGADRLFSVPEDETLEALLDKSASDQQEVTDQLGYQVRKAVEVLIQALDKADQEHGRKLLADVNEKVLYESALTVMMRLVFLFCAEERELLLLGDELYDKNYAVSTLREQLRVTADEFGEEILGLRYDAWTRLLTTFRAVYAGAKHDRLKLPAYGGSLFNPDRFPFLEGRKSNTSWKNTEATPLPVSNRTVLHLLEALQILRTKIGNTTEARKISFRALDIEQIGHVYEGLLDHTAKRATEPVLGLAGTRDKEPEIALAELEKIAAKGEKELLKFLKDESGRSESAIKKGLNAEIDDQLASRFRTACQDSDLWKRVKPFAGLVRLDDVDYPVVITTGSVFVTAGTDRRSSGTHYTPKSLTEPIVQYTLEPLVYVGPAEGLPKDQWKLRSAKELLALKICDMACGSGAFLVQACRYMAARLLEAWDAVQRANPGIVHITPEGETSTGKPGEMLIPDDPDERQTYALRIVAQRCLYGVDKNPLAAEMAKLSLWLLTLAKNKPFEFLDHAIRCGDSLVGIHNLEQLRNFSLDGKGDDRRVVLAYMEDKIQEAIALRRQITEMQAHTAEDVEVQDRMLREANEKIDRLKCAADMLISAEFAAGSAPDKRSARDNAAIKVAVHFGDSELPTFRREAQKALAGQVTFHWPLEFPEVMVERGGFDAFVGNPAYMGGQKLTGAFGTPYRDFLVCRVADGRKGLVDLCAYFVLRSHILLKSIGTCGFVSTSAIAEGDTRSVCLDWLCNNGWVIFRANQRMAWPGAASVTYTPIWLTSRHWCGACHLEDIPVESITPFLVAKGTVSGTPHRLAANIGLSFNGVKVYGNGFVLEPVEAHRLLAQNERNKQVIFPYITGQDVNSKHDSSHSAWAIRFFDWPLNRSTAPVGYKGNVASDFPECLAVVEERVKPERTRTDNNGNYIVRKPMPQQWWIYGEKRPGLYAAIELLDACFAIATQATKYIAFERLQPRMVFSHSLAVIASDSFSVFGLLSSSLHDAWARLYGSYNLALLRYSPTDLLETFAFPSDLSGLADMGRCYYASRKRVMESRIEGMTDIYNRFHDPDETSPDIQKLRQLHVEMDNAVAAAYGWTDLDLGHGFHETKQGVRYTISEHARREVLARLLKLNHERYAEEVKQGLHEKKKPALKRKAKLATATVQASLFDHDGTFPRPGLEDYLCGLVCDLVKADPGLPVSAYVDSLVIALGYERHQRLLTGKDRTAFANLCKASPLASWSSTNRIPWAELRNLLTQRKAIKPEDQTIQAGPKLAAVRNSYSAAAPELVALLRKASAELVELQASVGPDNAEAPKDITTEFTEILQSFVHDKDQWYGVAA from the coding sequence ATGTCCATCACCCGCCACCATAACGAATGGCTGTCGCTCGTGCCGAACTCAGGCCCGTTCCTGAGTTTGCCGGTGCTGGCACAGGCGTTTCCGCAGGGACTTGATGCCCATGATGCGGATCACGCTCGGCGTCTGCGCATGGCGTTCGATGAATGGGACGACAACCAGTTGGGCAAACGGCCCGATCCGGGCATTCATCGGGCATGGTTGAAATTTGTATTGGGCGAGACGCTGGGCTACGACGAACATCTCGCCGAGGGGCAGGCGATCCCGCAGACCCTCAAAAGCGAAGTCGCCGAATGCGGTGAAACTCTGCGGCCCGATTGGATCGTCAACGACCCCGCCTCGAAGAAGGCTCGGTTGCTCGTTCAGGTCTATCCACGCTCTCAATCATTAACGAAACCAGTGGCGGGAAAGCGTTGGAGTGCCTGGCCCGATGGTCGGATGATGCAACTGCTGCACGACACGGGCATCCGGCTTGGTATCGTCACCAATGGCGATCACTGGATGTTGGTGAATGCTCCGAAGAACGAAACGACAGGCTACGTCTCCTGGTACGCAAACCTCTGGCTTGAGGAACAGATCACGCTGCGGGCCTTCCGCACTTTGCTTGGAGCCGACCGTCTCTTCAGCGTGCCGGAAGACGAAACCCTCGAAGCCCTGCTCGACAAGAGCGCTTCCGACCAGCAGGAAGTCACTGACCAGCTTGGGTATCAGGTCCGCAAGGCAGTTGAGGTCTTGATCCAGGCGCTCGACAAGGCGGACCAGGAACATGGACGGAAGTTGCTGGCCGATGTGAACGAAAAGGTTCTCTACGAGTCGGCCCTCACTGTCATGATGCGACTGGTGTTCCTGTTCTGTGCAGAAGAACGGGAACTGCTTCTGCTGGGCGATGAACTCTACGACAAGAACTACGCCGTCAGTACACTGCGCGAACAGCTGCGCGTCACGGCAGATGAATTCGGTGAAGAAATCCTCGGTCTTCGTTATGACGCCTGGACCCGATTGCTTACAACCTTCCGGGCTGTTTACGCGGGAGCCAAGCACGACCGGCTCAAGCTCCCGGCCTATGGCGGCAGTCTGTTCAACCCCGACCGTTTCCCGTTCCTCGAAGGACGCAAGTCCAACACAAGTTGGAAGAACACCGAGGCTACGCCGCTACCTGTCAGCAATCGCACGGTGTTGCATCTGCTCGAAGCTTTGCAGATCTTGCGGACTAAGATTGGCAATACCACCGAGGCTCGCAAAATCAGTTTCCGGGCGCTCGACATCGAACAGATCGGTCACGTCTACGAGGGCCTGCTCGACCACACCGCCAAGCGTGCGACCGAGCCGGTGTTGGGATTGGCGGGAACACGGGACAAGGAACCCGAAATCGCCCTGGCCGAACTTGAGAAGATCGCCGCCAAGGGAGAGAAGGAACTGCTCAAATTCCTGAAGGATGAATCGGGCCGCTCAGAATCGGCGATCAAGAAGGGCCTGAACGCCGAGATTGACGATCAGCTTGCCAGTCGCTTCCGTACCGCCTGTCAGGACTCGGACCTCTGGAAGCGGGTGAAGCCGTTCGCCGGGTTAGTGAGGCTCGATGATGTGGATTACCCGGTTGTCATCACCACGGGCAGTGTCTTCGTCACCGCTGGGACCGACCGACGCAGCAGCGGCACGCATTACACTCCCAAGAGCCTCACCGAACCCATCGTGCAATACACGCTGGAGCCGCTGGTTTACGTCGGCCCCGCTGAAGGATTGCCCAAGGACCAGTGGAAGCTCCGTTCGGCCAAAGAACTGCTTGCCCTGAAGATATGCGACATGGCATGTGGCTCCGGGGCCTTTTTGGTCCAGGCGTGCCGATACATGGCGGCTCGACTGCTCGAAGCCTGGGACGCCGTTCAACGGGCCAACCCTGGAATAGTCCACATCACGCCTGAAGGCGAAACCTCAACGGGCAAGCCCGGTGAGATGCTGATCCCCGACGACCCCGACGAGCGCCAAACCTACGCTCTGCGGATCGTGGCCCAGCGTTGCTTGTACGGTGTGGACAAGAACCCGCTGGCAGCGGAAATGGCCAAGTTGTCGCTCTGGTTGTTGACTCTCGCCAAGAACAAGCCGTTCGAGTTCCTGGACCATGCTATCCGATGCGGCGATTCACTCGTCGGCATTCACAACCTCGAACAGTTGCGGAATTTCAGTCTCGATGGCAAGGGGGATGATCGGCGAGTGGTCCTGGCTTACATGGAGGACAAAATCCAGGAGGCTATCGCCCTACGTCGCCAGATTACCGAGATGCAGGCTCATACTGCCGAGGATGTCGAGGTTCAGGACCGGATGTTACGAGAGGCGAACGAAAAGATCGACCGGCTCAAGTGTGCCGCCGACATGCTGATTTCAGCCGAGTTCGCAGCCGGCTCCGCTCCCGACAAGCGATCCGCCAGGGACAATGCAGCGATCAAAGTGGCCGTTCATTTCGGCGACAGCGAGTTGCCAACATTTCGCCGAGAGGCACAGAAGGCACTTGCCGGTCAGGTGACGTTCCACTGGCCGCTAGAATTCCCCGAAGTCATGGTTGAGCGGGGTGGGTTCGATGCGTTTGTCGGGAATCCTGCTTATATGGGCGGTCAGAAACTAACGGGAGCCTTCGGCACCCCATACCGTGATTTCTTGGTTTGTCGAGTTGCAGATGGTCGCAAGGGGCTTGTCGATTTGTGCGCCTACTTCGTACTCCGCTCACACATTCTGCTTAAATCGATAGGGACTTGTGGCTTTGTTTCAACCAGCGCCATTGCGGAAGGCGACACCAGAAGTGTTTGCTTGGACTGGCTCTGCAATAATGGATGGGTCATATTCCGGGCGAATCAACGCATGGCATGGCCCGGCGCTGCCAGCGTAACGTATACACCCATTTGGCTGACCTCCAGGCATTGGTGCGGGGCTTGCCATTTAGAGGACATACCTGTTGAGAGCATCACACCTTTTCTTGTTGCAAAGGGAACAGTGTCAGGTACGCCACATCGTCTTGCTGCGAATATCGGCTTGTCTTTCAACGGAGTCAAAGTGTACGGAAACGGCTTTGTGTTGGAACCCGTCGAAGCTCACCGACTCCTTGCGCAGAACGAGCGCAATAAGCAGGTGATTTTTCCATACATCACGGGACAAGATGTCAATAGCAAGCATGATTCAAGCCATTCTGCTTGGGCAATCCGCTTTTTTGATTGGCCGTTGAACAGGAGCACGGCACCTGTTGGATACAAAGGGAATGTCGCAAGCGATTTCCCAGAATGTCTTGCCGTGGTCGAGGAGCGAGTGAAACCTGAACGCACCAGGACCGACAACAACGGCAACTATATCGTAAGAAAGCCTATGCCTCAGCAGTGGTGGATTTATGGGGAGAAACGCCCTGGTCTTTACGCTGCGATAGAATTGCTGGATGCCTGTTTTGCCATTGCGACGCAAGCAACAAAATATATTGCGTTTGAACGGCTTCAGCCACGGATGGTTTTTTCTCATTCCCTTGCTGTGATTGCCAGCGACTCATTTTCGGTGTTTGGGCTTCTAAGTTCGTCGCTCCATGACGCTTGGGCGAGGCTATACGGATCGTATAATCTCGCATTGCTTCGGTATTCGCCTACTGACTTGCTTGAGACCTTTGCATTCCCAAGTGATCTTTCGGGCTTGGCCGATATGGGGCGTTGCTATTACGCCTCAAGAAAGAGAGTAATGGAATCTCGGATTGAGGGCATGACGGATATTTACAACCGCTTCCACGATCCCGACGAAACCAGCCCCGACATCCAGAAGCTCCGACAACTCCACGTCGAGATGGACAACGCCGTAGCCGCCGCCTACGGCTGGACCGATCTCGACCTCGGCCACGGCTTCCACGAGACGAAGCAGGGTGTCCGCTACACGATCAGCGAACACGCCCGCCGTGAAGTCCTCGCCCGCCTGCTCAAGCTGAACCACGAACGCTACGCCGAGGAAGTGAAGCAAGGGCTGCACGAGAAGAAGAAGCCTGCGCTCAAACGCAAGGCGAAACTTGCGACAGCCACAGTTCAGGCGTCACTGTTTGACCATGATGGCACGTTTCCCAGGCCGGGACTCGAAGATTACCTCTGCGGCCTTGTCTGCGATCTCGTCAAAGCGGACCCCGGACTGCCGGTTTCTGCGTATGTCGATAGTCTCGTGATTGCCCTGGGTTACGAGCGTCACCAACGACTCCTGACCGGCAAGGATCGCACCGCCTTTGCGAATCTCTGCAAAGCCTCGCCTTTGGCGTCGTGGAGTTCAACCAACAGAATCCCCTGGGCCGAGTTGCGCAACTTGCTGACTCAACGCAAGGCTATCAAACCGGAAGACCAAACGATTCAAGCTGGGCCGAAGTTGGCAGCGGTTCGGAATTCATATTCCGCTGCTGCACCCGAACTGGTCGCTTTGCTTCGCAAAGCATCAGCAGAGTTGGTTGAGCTACAAGCATCTGTCGGCCCCGACAACGCTGAAGCCCCCAAGGACATCACGACAGAATTTACGGAAATTCTCCAGTCATTTGTGCATGACAAGGATCAGTGGTACGGAGTAGCAGCGTGA